Within the Tessaracoccus flavescens genome, the region CCCCGGCTCCGGTGTCGCGCACCGCGTCGATCACCCGGGCCTCGGTCTCGGCGTCGAGGCCGGCTGTCGGCTCGTCGAGGATCAGGTAGCGGGCGCCTCCACGGCGGATCCGGACAAGGGCGCGGGCGAGCGCGACGCGGCGCAGTTCGCCTGCCGAGAGCCCCTCGCCGTCATCGCCTACCGGTTTGTCCCGGCCGAAGTCGGCACCGGCGTCGCGCAGGGCGGCCTCGACGTCCTCGGCCGTTGCGTCGGGGGAGCCGAGGGCGACGTTGTCGCCGACCGTTCCGTTGAGCAGCCCCGGCTCCTGCGCGACCCAGGCGAGCTCGCGCCGCCAGGAACGCAGGTCGACGTCGGCCAGCGGCTGGTCCCCGACCAGCACCGAGCCGGACGCCGGGGAGAGGAAGCCCATGGCCATGGCAAGTGCGGTCGACTTGCCGCCTCCGGAGGAACCGCTGAGCGCGACGACCTCACCCGGGTCGACCCGCAGCGACAGGTCCTCCACGGCGGGGGAGTCGCCCCCGGGATAGGTGTAGGAGACCCGGTCGAGGACCAGCGCCCCGGAAGGTGCGGGGAGGGTGCCGGTCGTCTCGGTCGCCTCGTCGATGATGGCGAACGCGGCGTCGGCGGCGGCCACACCGTCGGCCGAGTCGTGGAAGTGGACGCCGACCTGGCGCACAGGAAGGAAGGCCTCGGGGGCCAGTATCAGCACGAAGAGGGCGGTGGGGAAGTCGACGTCGCCGTAGACGAGGCGGAAGCCCACCGTCACCGCGACGATCGCCACCGAAAGCGTCGCGAGGAGCTCGAGCGCGAAGGACGAGAGGAACGAGACGTACAGCGTGCGCATGGTGGCCTCGCGGTACTGCTCCTCGCCGAGCTCGACTCCCTTCTTCTGTGCCCTCGCCCGAGCGAAAGCCTGCAGCGTCGGCAGGCCGGCGATCAGGTCGGCGAAGTGGTTGGCGAGCCGGTCCGCCACCGCGAAGCTCTTTCTCGTCGCCTTCTCTGTCGTCCAGCCGATCAGGGCCATGAACACGGGGATCAGGGGGAGGGTGAACACGATGATCAGGGCCGACTGCCAGTCGGCGAACAGGATGGCCGCGCCGACGATGAAGGGAACGGTCGCCGCGAGGCCGAGCTGGGGGAGGTACTTGGAGAAGTAGCCGTCGAGGGAGTCGAGGCCCTGGGTGAGGGTCCGCACGAGCGAGGCGGACGAGGCGCCGCCGACCGGGGTGGCCAGACGTGCCTTCAGCACGTCGCGGCGAAGCGTCGACTTCACCTCCGCCGCGCTGCGGTGGGCGAGCACCGAGCTGAGCCAGGCGAGGACGGCGCGCCCCGCGAACACAGCGAGCAGCGCGATCAGGGCGCCCTGCCAGCCGCGGGGGAAGGCCAGCTCGGCGAAGGCCCGGGTGATCCAGTCGGAGAGTAGCCGTGCCTGCAGAATCAGGAGCACTGCTGTCGCGACGCCGACGGCGACGCTGGCGATCAGGAACGTCCTGGTCGCCTTCGCGCGCCTGAGCAGCCTCGGGTGGATCGGTCCGGCCATTGCTTCAGTCTCCCACTTCGCGGAAGGGCTCCCGTCCCGGAGCCCGGGTGTGCGAAGGGCCCATCCCCGGTCCGGAGATGGGCCCTCGCGTCAGGTGTGGCTCAGTAGGCCGTCTCCACCTCGTCCGGGATGTTCTTGGTCGAGATCCTCTTGTGGAAGACCCAGTAGGACCAGGACTGGTAGGCGATCACGATCGGCACGAAGATCACGGCCGCCCAGGTCATGATGGTCAGCGTCGTCGGCGAGGACGCTGCGCTGATCATGTTGAGCCGCTCCGTGACGGCGATGCTCTCGTCCTGGGCGAAGCCCAGGTTGCCGTACATCTTGAGGAAGACGCCGGCGAACAGTGCGACGATCGAGACGCCGGTGCCGAGGAAGCCCCAGCCGTCGCGGCCCTTGTTCAGCGCGATCGCCGCGCCGAGGATGGCGAGGATCGAGACGATCCCGGCGATCCAGGCGAAGACGGTGAAGTCGCCGAACTCAGACTTCGCAGGCCAGAAAATGTTCTGGCAGATCACGAACAGCGCCACGAGTGCCGCGGCGAGCCAGGCGCCCTTCGCGCCGAGCGACTCTGCGTTGTCGTGGATGTGGCCCTTCGTCTTGAGCGCGATGAACGCCGCGCCGTGCACGAGGAAGAGCACGACGAGCATCACGCCGCCGAGCAGGGCGAACGGGCCGAACAGTCCGAAGAACGAGCCGTTGAAGTGCAGCCCGTCGTTCGCCAACCCGATGATGAAGTTCGCGAAGCCGACACCGAAGACCAGCGAGGGAAGGAACGAGCCGATCGTGGCGAACCAGTCGAGCATGGTGCGGTAGGCGGTGTCGGGGTGCTTCGAGCGGTACTCGAAGGCCACGCCGCGCAGGATGAGGCCCACGAGGACGAGCAGCAGGGGCACGTAGAGGCCGGAGAAGAGGCTGGCGTACCAGCCGGGGAAGGCGGCGAACATGGCGCCGCCGGCGGTCAGCAGCCACACCTCGTTGCCGTCCCAGACGGGGCCGATGGTGTTGACGATGACGCGCTTGTCCTTCTCGTTCTTGCCGAGCACGGGGATCAGCATGGCGACGCCGTAGTCGAAGCCCTCGAGGAAGAAGTAGCCGAGCCAGAGGACGGCGACGAGCAGGAACCAGACCCAGGTGAGGGTCGGGACTGCGACGGTGCTTTCAAGCAGGGTGAGCATGATCGGTTCCGTCCTCAGTACGCGAAGGTCAGGGGAGCGTCGGGATCCGTCTGTACCTCAACCGGCGCGACCTCGGGCAGGCCCTTCTTCGCGTACTTGAGGA harbors:
- the cydB gene encoding cytochrome d ubiquinol oxidase subunit II produces the protein MLTLLESTVAVPTLTWVWFLLVAVLWLGYFFLEGFDYGVAMLIPVLGKNEKDKRVIVNTIGPVWDGNEVWLLTAGGAMFAAFPGWYASLFSGLYVPLLLVLVGLILRGVAFEYRSKHPDTAYRTMLDWFATIGSFLPSLVFGVGFANFIIGLANDGLHFNGSFFGLFGPFALLGGVMLVVLFLVHGAAFIALKTKGHIHDNAESLGAKGAWLAAALVALFVICQNIFWPAKSEFGDFTVFAWIAGIVSILAILGAAIALNKGRDGWGFLGTGVSIVALFAGVFLKMYGNLGFAQDESIAVTERLNMISAASSPTTLTIMTWAAVIFVPIVIAYQSWSYWVFHKRISTKNIPDEVETAY
- the cydD gene encoding thiol reductant ABC exporter subunit CydD; protein product: MAGPIHPRLLRRAKATRTFLIASVAVGVATAVLLILQARLLSDWITRAFAELAFPRGWQGALIALLAVFAGRAVLAWLSSVLAHRSAAEVKSTLRRDVLKARLATPVGGASSASLVRTLTQGLDSLDGYFSKYLPQLGLAATVPFIVGAAILFADWQSALIIVFTLPLIPVFMALIGWTTEKATRKSFAVADRLANHFADLIAGLPTLQAFARARAQKKGVELGEEQYREATMRTLYVSFLSSFALELLATLSVAIVAVTVGFRLVYGDVDFPTALFVLILAPEAFLPVRQVGVHFHDSADGVAAADAAFAIIDEATETTGTLPAPSGALVLDRVSYTYPGGDSPAVEDLSLRVDPGEVVALSGSSGGGKSTALAMAMGFLSPASGSVLVGDQPLADVDLRSWRRELAWVAQEPGLLNGTVGDNVALGSPDATAEDVEAALRDAGADFGRDKPVGDDGEGLSAGELRRVALARALVRIRRGGARYLILDEPTAGLDAETEARVIDAVRDTGAGALIVSHRPAVLEAADRVVEVVQA